Within Fusobacterium gonidiaformans ATCC 25563, the genomic segment CAGATGATGCAGAAGACATCTCTCAAGAGGTTTTCATCAGTGTCTATAAGAATTTGAAAAAATTCAAGGGAGAAAGTAATATTTATACTTGGATTTATCGAATCGCAATTAACAAAACCTATGATTTTTTAAAAAAGAATAAAACGATGCTGGAAATCAATGAGGAAATTTTATCCTTGGAGTATAATGTTGATATGAATACGAATATGATATTGACAGAGAAATTAAAAAAGATTTCTATGCAGGAAAGAGAGTTCGTTATTTTAAAAGATATTTATGGCTATAAGTTAAAAGAGATTGCTGAGATGAAAGATATGAACTTATCCACAGTAAAGTCAATTTATTATAAAGCGATAAGAGATATGGGAGGAAACGAATGATGACATCACCAAAAGAGAGAGTAAGAGCAAATATATACAAAGAATTGTTAGAACAGGAAAAACGAAGAAATAAAAAACTTTCGGTTGTTTCCGTGAGTGTTTTTCTTCTTGGAGTATTTGCGACTTCAGGTTATAATGCTTTATATCGAACAAGCACAGTGGGACAAGCACCAAGCTATGTCATGGGAGCCGAAAAGCAA encodes:
- a CDS encoding RNA polymerase sigma factor, with the protein product MDFDEIFEQYFDKVYYKVLGIVKNSDDAEDISQEVFISVYKNLKKFKGESNIYTWIYRIAINKTYDFLKKNKTMLEINEEILSLEYNVDMNTNMILTEKLKKISMQEREFVILKDIYGYKLKEIAEMKDMNLSTVKSIYYKAIRDMGGNE